In the Candidatus Chlamydia sanziniae genome, TTGGTCTCAAACAGATGCTGGGGAAACGCATGCCTGTGTGTATGCAGACGGCATTATTTGGGATCTTGGTACTCTTGGAGGCTCTTATTCTGCAGCATCTGGGGTTTCTTATGATGGCAAAGTCGTTGTTGGAGTGTCAACAACAGCTTCAGGAGCTCTACATGCTTTCCAGTATGTCCATGGGAAGATGACAGATTTAGGGACTTTAGGAGGTAAAGAATCCCGAGCTCATGCTGTCTCTGCAGATGGTAAGGTTATTATCGGAGAAGCACAAATTGCAATAGGAACTTGGCATGCTTTCATGTGCTATACTGAATGGTAGAATAGCACTTCTTGTTAACAAATTTTAGAGCAAGAAGTGTTGTTTATCATAACTTTTGGAACTCCCGTATGTTTATTTCTAAAATATTTTTTTAATGAAGTCTAAAATGCAAGACTTTCATCTCACATCATGGTTTTTTGTATTCGATAAGTAATAGAGTTTCTTTTACTTGCAGTGCTTTTCACATACTCATATAATATTTCCCTTGGAACTAGATTATTGTTGATGAGGTGTTATACAGTTTGGGTAGAAATAGATTATTCAATGTTTTTAAATTAACGGTAGCATTTTTCTTAGTTGCTGCTGTGAATTCATCTTTTGCACATACATTAATAGACATAGGTTCACCAGGAATAGCGTCAGCAGCTTGGGGAGTCTCTGGAGATGGCTCTGTGATTATAGGAGAGGAGGGATCCGCACCATTTATGTATGCTTATGGGCAACGAACGTTATTGCCTACTTTAGGACAAAATAATCGTGTGTGTGCTATTTCTGAAGATGGCTCTGTAATCGTAGGGTTTAGCAGTATGCTTCGAAACGTACAGTTCAATATAACATCAATATGTGGTGTGAAGTGGGAAAAGATTCCCTCAGCGGGGTATAAGGTCATAGAACTTCCACTTACCTCATGGGGACACTGGGCTGAGGCTTACGCAGTCTCTGCAGATGGTAACGTAATTGTGGGAAGAGGTAATGATGGATTCGATACTGTTACCGCTGTGAAATGGTGTGATGATCGTATCACATGGGTACATGATTTCGAATCACTTTTTGGAGTTTATCAGGATTGTTATGCTTGTGCTAATGCTGTGTCTGGAGATGGCTCTGTAATTGTAGGAGTCAGAGGAGACAACGCTATGAAATGGGAAGGAGGCATAGAAACATGTTTGGGTTCTTTAGGTGACGGGCAAACGTTACCTCAGGGGATTTCTAAAGATGGTAAAGTAATCGTGGGTTCCTCTTGGACTTGTTCTGGACAGTGTCATGCCTTTGTTTATAAAGACGGTGTGATAAACGATCTAGGGACTCTTGGAGGAGACTTCTCTGAGGCAAAGGCAGTATCGGGGGATGGGTCAATCATTATAGGTGCCTCTACAACAACTACCAATGCATTGCATGCTTTTCAGTACGTAGATGGTAAGATGATAGACCTAGGGACTCTCGGAGGTAATGATTCGTGTGCTCATGCTATATCTAATGATGGTAAAGTTATTGTTGGGCGAGCACAAACTGCAACGGGATTATGGCATGCTTTCCTATGTTACACGACTACCGAAACACCGTGACAACTACATCATTGTGCAATGGACTGGAAATAACCCCCTAAAGAAGAGGACTTTGTAAAAAGTTTTCACCTACTTAGCTACTAACAAATATGTTAGAATCTGTAAACACGCCCTCTGATCCTAGTTCTTCTTCGATTGCCAGGAGTCTGTTGTATTTAGTCATACGGTCGGAGCGTGATAACGAACCTGTTTTGATTTGACCTGTGCTGAAGGCTACAGCTAAATCGGCAATGGTGTTATCTGCCGTCTCTCCAGAACGATGGGAAAGAATGGTACTATAACCATTCATATGTGCTAACTGGATTGCTTCAGCAGTTTCTGTAAGTGTCCCTATTTGATTAGGTTTAATTAAAACAGCATTAGCGAGGCCCTTGCTAATCCCTTCAGCAATGAATATGGGATTAGTGACGAAGAGATCATCACCGACGAGCTGTATTCTCTCACCAAGTTCTGTTGTTAATACTGCCCAGCCGTCATAATCTTCTTCTGCAAGGCCATCTTCTATTGAGTCTATAGGATAGGTATTACAAAGCTCAACAAGGACTTGGATTTGTTCTTCGTAGTGCCTACCATTGTAAGTTTGCGTATCTTTATTATAAAACGAAGAAGCTGCACAATCTAAGGCTAAGGAGATGTCTTGTCCTGGGACAAACCCTACTTTTTCTATCGCCATCATGAGAAGATCTAGAGCTTCTGAATTAGATCGAAGCTGAGGAGCAAAGCCTCCTTCATCGCCCACTCCCGTAGGGAGATGTCTTTCATTCAAGAGTTTTTTTAGTGTATGAAAAACATCAGCTCCCATACGTATTGCTTCTGCTATAGAATTTGCGCCTATAGGGCGAATCATGAACTCTTGGAACTCTAAGTTATTGTCGGCATGCATCCCTCCATTGATGAGGTTCATCATAGGACAGGGGAGTGTAGAAGCGAAGCATCCCCCAAGATAACGATATAAAGATTGTCCAAGCGTGGCTGCTGCTGCCTTTGCTAATGCTAGAGACACACTTAAAATTGCATTAGCGCCGAGTTTTCCTTTATTCGGAGTCCCATCAGCATCTATCATGATAGCATCGATTACTACCTGATCAAAGATATTGTAGTTTTTCACAAGAGGAAAAAGGATTTCTTTAACATTTTGTACAGCTTGTAATACTCCTTTTCCTTGATAACGTGTGGGGTCAAGATCACGCAATTCCAAAGCTTCCTTTATCCCTGTCGATGCTCCTGAAGGCACAGAAACTTCCCCAGAGGAACCTAGATTTGTGATGACTTTAACATAGAGGGTCGGATAACCTCGAGAATCTAAGATTTCTCGAGCTTGAATATCAGAAATGACAGCTTCAAGCATAATTGTCTCTCTTTTATTATAATTGCTGTCAAAATCACAGACAGTACTTAAAATATAAGTTCTTATATGATTGAGACACCGATGGTATTGCGTTAGGCATCAAACCTTTGTTTGATCATATTAAATTTTATAATGACAAAAAGCAAATACATTTTATGCTATCTTCTTAAGATAAATGTAAAAGTTGGTTTTTGTATGCCTGCATGATATCGCGGTATTTTGCCGCCTCATCAAATCGAAATTCTTTAGCAGCACACTGCATAAGTGTTTCGTATTTTTTTATTTGCTTTTCAAGATCTTTTTGTAACAAAGGTTGTTTTCCTATAGGTAATAGAGGACCTTTAGATTTTTGTGGAATAGGATTAGCAAAAATTTTCTTTATAATAGGTGTAGCAACGATATTGTGTTGTTTATTATAGCTTAACTGAATCTCTCTACGCCGTGCTGTTTCTTTTAGAGTTTCTTGTATAGAACGTGTTCTGTGATCGGCATAGAAAATCACTTTACCATGGACATTTCTTGCTGCCCTCCCACAAAATTGGATGAGAGAAGAGGTGCTTCTTAAAAAACCTTCCTTATCAGCATCTAAAATTGCAACTAGAGAGACTTCTGGAAGATCAAGACCTTCTCGTAGAAGATTCACCCCAATCAGTACGTTGATTTTTCCTGTACGCAAGTCTGTCAGGATATGTGTGCGTTCTGCTGTTTCTATTTCTGAATGTAAGTAAGCCGCAGGAATATCAAGCTCAGAAAGAAAACTTGTTATATCTTCAGCAAGCTTTTTTGTCAGAGAAATCACTAAAACTTTCTCGTTCTCTTTGAATAGACGTTGTCGAATTTCTTCAAGTAAATCATCTATTTGTCCTACAGCAGGACGGATTTCAGGAAGAGGATCAGGAATTCCTGTAGGCCGAAGAATCTGCTCGATGATATGGCCATGGCTTTCTTTGATTTCAGTTTCTCCTGGAGTTGCTGAAACATAGATCACCTTGCGGAAATACTTCATTGCTTCTATATGGGTTAAGGGGCGGTTATCGAAAGCTGAAGGCAGGCGAAAACCGTATTCCACTAAAGATTCTTTCCGGGAGCGATCGCCGTGATACATAGCGCGTAATTGTGGTAACGTTTGATGTGATTCATCAACAACAAGCAAAAAATCTTCAGGAAAATAATCCAGGAGACATGTAGGGGGAGCTCCTGGGAGAGCTCCTGTAAAATGTCGAGAATAATTTTCTATACCTTTGCAAAAACCTATTTCTTTAATTGTTTCGATGTCATGCATTGTACGATGGAATATACGGTCTCTTTCTATAGGGCGATCTGCGAAGAACAGCATGCGCTCCTCTAATTCTTCTTGAATCGTGCGGATAGCCTGTTTTCGAATAGCCTCAGGAGTCACATAGTGAGATCCAGGATATAAAATCGCTGATTTCTTAGACTCTTGAGGAATCATCGTCAGAGGATCACTAGACTCTATAGACATCAAAGTGTCATTGACAAATTCTAAGCGTAAAGCTTGACGACTGTCATAAGCAGGGAAAATATCAATCACGCTCCCCCTCTCACGAAACGTACTTCTTTGAGGAACAGGAGAAGCGTAATAATGCATTTTCACAAGTTGGGATGTGAGAACAGGACGAGGATATTCCTTTCCGATTTCTAGCGTCAATGCCATCGAAGTATAGTTTTCTGGAGATCCAATACCATAAATGCAAGATACAGAAGAGACAATAAGAGTGTCACGACGTTCTAAAATCGATCGTGTTGCAGATAAACGAAGTTTATCAATTTCATCATTAATTAAGAGGCTTTTCTCTATGTAAGTGTCACTGCGGGCAATATAGGCTTCTGGTTGGTAATAATCGTAATAAGAAATGAAGTATTCAACAGCGTTATCTGGAAAAAATTCACGAAATTCTTGATACAACTGTGCTGCTAATGTTTTATTATGAGCCAATACTAAGGTAGGGAGGTTCACATTTGCAATTACATTAGCTATAGTAAAGGTTTTCCCAGATCCTGTGGCTCCAAGAAGGACCTGGGCTTTTGTCTCAGCACGTACATTTGCAGAAAGTCGGGCAATGGCTTCGGGTTGATCACCACAAGGGGTGAAAGGAGCTTGTAAATGGAATGTCATACAGGGTAGAAACTATTTAGTAAAGCACGCCACTTATGGCTAAGACCAAGTTTTGCGTGAACCTCTGCTATCGTAGCCTTTGCTATTACACGCATTCTATCTGTCCCTTGTTGTAGAGCCTCTTGCAGTACTTGGGGTTTGGCTAAAAATTCCTCGCGATTTTCCTTAAACGGTTTTAAAAAAAGGAGTAACTCTTCAGCAAGGCGAGCCTTAACTTCTACGTCTTTAATGCATCCTTGACGATAACGCGCTTTAAATTCTGCAACTTCGTCTTTATGGGGGTTAAACATGTCATGGTAAATAAACAGTGGATTGCCTTCAACACGCCCTGGAGTCGTAGCATGAATGCGATTAGGATCAGTATAAATCCGGTATACTTTTTCTTTAACAACGCTGTCGTCATCAGAAAGAAAGATGGCATTATTTGCAGACTTGCTCATTTTGCCTTGGCCATCAATACCTATGAGAGAAGTAAGCTCTCCTTGTAGGACTTCAGGTTCTGGGAAAATAGTGCCGTAGAATCGATTGAAATTTCTCACGATATCGCGGGTAAGTTCAACATGTGCTTCGTTGTCTTTACCTACAGGGATAAGCTGGGCTTTGGCTAATAAAATATCCGCGCTTTGTAAAACTGGATAACCCATAAGACCGTAAGAAAGTCCCCCCTCTTCTATTGAAGCATTGCGCGCCATTTCTTTAAGACTGGGGATACCCAGAACTCTATTCATTGGGATGAGCATGGAGAGAAGCAAATGCAACTCGTAAATTTCAGGAATTGC is a window encoding:
- the uvrB gene encoding excinuclease ABC subunit UvrB, coding for MTFHLQAPFTPCGDQPEAIARLSANVRAETKAQVLLGATGSGKTFTIANVIANVNLPTLVLAHNKTLAAQLYQEFREFFPDNAVEYFISYYDYYQPEAYIARSDTYIEKSLLINDEIDKLRLSATRSILERRDTLIVSSVSCIYGIGSPENYTSMALTLEIGKEYPRPVLTSQLVKMHYYASPVPQRSTFRERGSVIDIFPAYDSRQALRLEFVNDTLMSIESSDPLTMIPQESKKSAILYPGSHYVTPEAIRKQAIRTIQEELEERMLFFADRPIERDRIFHRTMHDIETIKEIGFCKGIENYSRHFTGALPGAPPTCLLDYFPEDFLLVVDESHQTLPQLRAMYHGDRSRKESLVEYGFRLPSAFDNRPLTHIEAMKYFRKVIYVSATPGETEIKESHGHIIEQILRPTGIPDPLPEIRPAVGQIDDLLEEIRQRLFKENEKVLVISLTKKLAEDITSFLSELDIPAAYLHSEIETAERTHILTDLRTGKINVLIGVNLLREGLDLPEVSLVAILDADKEGFLRSTSSLIQFCGRAARNVHGKVIFYADHRTRSIQETLKETARRREIQLSYNKQHNIVATPIIKKIFANPIPQKSKGPLLPIGKQPLLQKDLEKQIKKYETLMQCAAKEFRFDEAAKYRDIMQAYKNQLLHLS
- the eno gene encoding phosphopyruvate hydratase, whose amino-acid sequence is MLEAVISDIQAREILDSRGYPTLYVKVITNLGSSGEVSVPSGASTGIKEALELRDLDPTRYQGKGVLQAVQNVKEILFPLVKNYNIFDQVVIDAIMIDADGTPNKGKLGANAILSVSLALAKAAAATLGQSLYRYLGGCFASTLPCPMMNLINGGMHADNNLEFQEFMIRPIGANSIAEAIRMGADVFHTLKKLLNERHLPTGVGDEGGFAPQLRSNSEALDLLMMAIEKVGFVPGQDISLALDCAASSFYNKDTQTYNGRHYEEQIQVLVELCNTYPIDSIEDGLAEEDYDGWAVLTTELGERIQLVGDDLFVTNPIFIAEGISKGLANAVLIKPNQIGTLTETAEAIQLAHMNGYSTILSHRSGETADNTIADLAVAFSTGQIKTGSLSRSDRMTKYNRLLAIEEELGSEGVFTDSNIFVSS
- the trpS gene encoding tryptophan--tRNA ligase → MSKKKRVLTGDRPTGKLHLGHWVGSIKNRLELQDHPDYDCFFIIADLHTLTTKIRKEDILDVDNHIYEVLLDWLSVGIDPKKCTIYLQSAIPEIYELHLLLSMLIPMNRVLGIPSLKEMARNASIEEGGLSYGLMGYPVLQSADILLAKAQLIPVGKDNEAHVELTRDIVRNFNRFYGTIFPEPEVLQGELTSLIGIDGQGKMSKSANNAIFLSDDDSVVKEKVYRIYTDPNRIHATTPGRVEGNPLFIYHDMFNPHKDEVAEFKARYRQGCIKDVEVKARLAEELLLFLKPFKENREEFLAKPQVLQEALQQGTDRMRVIAKATIAEVHAKLGLSHKWRALLNSFYPV
- a CDS encoding HAF repeat-containing protein — protein: MGRNRLFNVFKLTVAFFLVAAVNSSFAHTLIDIGSPGIASAAWGVSGDGSVIIGEEGSAPFMYAYGQRTLLPTLGQNNRVCAISEDGSVIVGFSSMLRNVQFNITSICGVKWEKIPSAGYKVIELPLTSWGHWAEAYAVSADGNVIVGRGNDGFDTVTAVKWCDDRITWVHDFESLFGVYQDCYACANAVSGDGSVIVGVRGDNAMKWEGGIETCLGSLGDGQTLPQGISKDGKVIVGSSWTCSGQCHAFVYKDGVINDLGTLGGDFSEAKAVSGDGSIIIGASTTTTNALHAFQYVDGKMIDLGTLGGNDSCAHAISNDGKVIVGRAQTATGLWHAFLCYTTTETP